The following are from one region of the Lacinutrix sp. Bg11-31 genome:
- a CDS encoding 2-hydroxyacid dehydrogenase, giving the protein MKILHLDSNHPLLINQLNDLGFTNHENYSDSKEIIQKIIHEYDGFIIRSRFSINREFIDSAKNLKFIGRVGAGLENIDCDYAQSKGITLIAAPEGNRNAVGEHSLAMLLSLFNKLNKADSEVREGKWLREDNRGLELDGKTVGLIGYGNMGKAFAKKLRGFDVQVLCYDLKPNIGDDNATQVSLEELQQKADVLSLHTPETALTVGMVNQTFINSFKKNFWLINTARGKSVVTSDLVSALKSGKILGAGLDVLEYEKASFENLFSHDNMPEAFKYLIQSENVLLSPHVAGWTIESKEKLAQTIVDKIKAEFY; this is encoded by the coding sequence ATGAAAATCCTTCACTTAGATTCAAATCATCCTTTATTAATAAACCAATTAAACGATTTAGGTTTTACTAATCATGAAAACTATTCAGATTCAAAAGAAATCATTCAAAAGATAATTCACGAATACGATGGTTTCATTATTAGAAGTCGTTTTAGTATTAATCGTGAATTTATAGATTCAGCCAAAAACTTAAAATTTATAGGTCGCGTAGGCGCAGGATTAGAAAACATAGACTGCGATTATGCTCAATCAAAAGGAATAACCTTAATTGCAGCTCCAGAAGGCAATAGAAATGCCGTTGGCGAACATAGTCTAGCTATGCTCCTATCTTTATTCAATAAACTTAACAAAGCAGATAGTGAAGTTAGAGAAGGCAAATGGTTGCGCGAAGACAATCGTGGACTAGAATTAGATGGTAAAACTGTAGGACTTATTGGCTACGGAAACATGGGAAAAGCATTCGCAAAAAAACTTCGCGGTTTCGATGTGCAAGTACTTTGTTACGACCTAAAACCAAATATTGGAGATGATAATGCAACACAAGTATCGCTAGAAGAACTTCAACAAAAAGCAGATGTTTTAAGTCTACACACACCAGAAACAGCTTTAACTGTTGGTATGGTTAATCAAACGTTTATCAATTCGTTTAAAAAAAACTTTTGGTTAATTAATACAGCAAGAGGCAAAAGTGTAGTCACTTCAGATTTAGTTTCTGCATTAAAAAGTGGTAAAATCTTAGGAGCAGGATTAGATGTTTTGGAATACGAAAAAGCATCGTTCGAAAATCTGTTTAGCCACGATAATATGCCAGAGGCTTTTAAATATTTAATTCAGTCTGAAAACGTGTTATTATCACCTCACGTCGCTGGTTGGACTATTGAAAGCAAAGAAAAATTGGCACAAACTATAGTCGATAAGATTAAAGCAGAATTTTATTAA
- the mgtE gene encoding magnesium transporter: MFLVEEQDENIKFSINDQLIENVEQLVDSKNDNGILDLLNEYHHADIAEILEDLSTDQASYIIRLLDSEKTSEILMEMDEDDREKILATLSTKEIAEEIEELDTDDAADMISELSEERQEEVIAYIEDAEHKAEIQELLTYDEDTAGGLMAKELIRVNENWTVTECVREMRAQAENVTRVHSIYVVDGDEKLIGRLSLKDLLMASPRAHISTVYVPKVDYVDVNEDVEEVARIMQKYDLEAIPVVDINKILVGRITIDDIVDVIKEEAEKDYQMAAGISRDVEADDSIKKLTIARLPWLLIGMFGGLGAASIIESFNDSMGDFIVLLSFVPLIQATAGNVGVQSSAIVVQALANNSLDGNILKRLFKEFLLGLVNGFAIAIIGLLITHFAFGTPYNVSITIAIALVAVIVMAALIGTFVPIFLDKRGIDPAVATGPFITTSNDVFGILTYFLIAKFILGF; the protein is encoded by the coding sequence ATGTTTTTAGTGGAAGAACAAGACGAAAATATCAAATTCTCAATAAACGACCAGCTTATTGAAAACGTAGAGCAATTAGTAGATTCTAAAAACGATAACGGTATTTTAGACCTGCTAAACGAGTACCACCACGCAGACATTGCAGAAATACTTGAAGATCTAAGCACAGATCAAGCCTCATACATTATTAGACTTTTAGATAGTGAAAAAACATCCGAAATCCTTATGGAAATGGATGAAGATGATCGTGAGAAAATCTTAGCAACACTATCTACAAAAGAAATTGCAGAGGAAATAGAGGAGCTTGATACAGATGATGCTGCTGATATGATTTCGGAGCTTTCCGAAGAACGACAAGAAGAAGTTATAGCATACATTGAAGATGCAGAACACAAAGCCGAAATCCAGGAACTTCTTACTTACGACGAAGATACTGCTGGAGGATTAATGGCAAAAGAGTTAATAAGAGTAAACGAGAACTGGACTGTAACAGAATGTGTAAGAGAGATGCGAGCACAAGCAGAAAACGTAACAAGAGTACACTCAATTTATGTTGTCGATGGAGACGAAAAACTAATAGGTCGCTTATCTTTAAAAGACTTGTTAATGGCCTCTCCACGAGCTCATATTTCTACAGTTTACGTACCAAAAGTAGACTATGTAGATGTTAATGAAGATGTAGAAGAAGTCGCCAGAATCATGCAAAAATACGACTTGGAAGCCATTCCCGTAGTCGATATAAACAAGATATTAGTTGGTAGAATTACCATTGACGATATTGTAGATGTAATAAAAGAAGAAGCCGAAAAAGATTACCAAATGGCAGCCGGTATTTCGCGAGATGTAGAAGCAGACGATAGTATTAAAAAACTAACAATAGCAAGACTACCTTGGCTCTTAATTGGTATGTTTGGTGGCTTAGGCGCTGCAAGTATTATAGAATCCTTTAACGATAGTATGGGAGATTTTATAGTACTCCTTAGTTTCGTCCCATTAATTCAAGCAACTGCCGGAAATGTAGGTGTACAATCGTCGGCAATTGTAGTGCAAGCACTTGCAAATAACAGTCTCGATGGTAATATTTTAAAACGCCTTTTTAAAGAATTTCTTTTAGGTTTAGTAAACGGTTTTGCTATTGCAATAATAGGCCTATTAATCACCCATTTTGCTTTTGGCACACCATACAACGTTTCAATTACCATTGCCATTGCCTTAGTTGCTGTTATTGTTATGGCTGCGTTAATTGGCACATTTGTACCAATATTTTTAGACAAAAGAGGTATCGATCCTGCTGTTGCAACAGGACCATTTATCACTACAAGTAACGATGTATTTGGTATCTTAACTTACTTTTTAATTGCTAAATTTATTTTAGGTTTTTAA
- a CDS encoding DUF1801 domain-containing protein encodes MTSKAKTPEDYIAQLPEDRKEAITKLNNLIIKHMPKGLEAGMSYGMLAYYVPKSIYPNGYHCKPFPPLPFINVASQKNFIALYHSGMYAKKELHDWFVTEYPKHCKYKLDMGKSCIRFKKTDDIPYSLIEELLSKMSVEQWIEIYEKAIKK; translated from the coding sequence ATGACCTCTAAAGCAAAAACTCCCGAAGATTATATTGCGCAACTTCCCGAAGACAGAAAAGAAGCAATTACAAAGTTAAACAACCTTATAATAAAGCACATGCCAAAAGGCTTAGAGGCAGGAATGAGTTATGGAATGTTAGCTTACTATGTGCCAAAATCTATTTACCCAAATGGATACCATTGCAAACCATTTCCACCTTTACCATTTATAAATGTAGCTTCTCAGAAAAATTTTATAGCATTATATCATTCAGGAATGTACGCTAAAAAAGAGCTGCACGATTGGTTTGTAACAGAATATCCTAAACATTGCAAATACAAACTAGACATGGGAAAAAGCTGTATTAGGTTTAAAAAAACAGACGATATTCCTTATAGTTTAATCGAGGAACTTCTTAGTAAAATGAGTGTAGAACAATGGATAGAAATTTACGAGAAAGCAAT